A genomic window from Fusarium verticillioides 7600 chromosome 5, whole genome shotgun sequence includes:
- a CDS encoding glutaminyl-tRNA synthetase, with product MSDPVAEVTEGTVKLVLDEVTGEQVTRNELKKRTQKRAKKAAAQASREEKAKNQEANPKLAAPKPKVQEPTQLDPDAMFKQGFLAEVYKERPVKPVVTRFPPEPNGYLHLGHAKAIAIDFGFARYHGGKTILRFDDTNPDEEEEVYFEWILKIIRWLGFEPSAITHSSDNFQKLFDLAKELIKKEKAYVCHCNEAEIKLQRGGKEGKEGPRYRCKHAEQDVETNLQKFQDMHDGKYEPQTAFLRMKQDITSGNPQMWDLAAYRIPKKQKPHHRAPEWKIFPTYDFTHCLCDSFEGITHSLCTTEFILSRESYEWLNKSLEVYEPMQREFGRLNVSGTIMSKRALKKLVEGGIVRGWDDPRLYTLIAIKRRGIPPGALLAFINELGVTTAKTIIQIARLEQTVRRYLENTVPRLMLVLDPVPIVIEDLEETQELEVPYSPKDPKFGTHKVRLTKTVYIDRSDFREEDIKGYFRLAPGKTVGLLNAPHPIKATSFEKDESGKVTNIKAVFDKGSKPKTYIQWVPEGSIKLEARVHSALFKSDDPTAVEGGFLNDVNPNSEVVYPEALVDEGFKEVRERAPWPVTAGETSEASGPESVRFQAMRVAYFAMDSDSTDDKIVLNRIVSLKEDREKN from the exons ATGTCCGACCCTGTCGCTGAGGTCACCGAGGGCACTGTCAAGCTCGTGCTTGACGAGGTGACGGGGGAGCAGGTCACGCGCAacgagttgaagaagcgcaCTCAGAAGcgagccaagaaggctgctgcccAGGCCTCGCGAGAGGAGAAAGCGAAAAACCAGGAGGCTAACCCTAAGCTTGCTGCGCCTAAGCCCAAGGTCCAGGAACCTACCCAGCTCGACCCCGATGCTATGTTCAAGCAGGGCTTTCTCGCCGAAGTCTACAAGGAGCGACCTGTGAAGCCTGTAGTTACTCGATTCCCTCCCGAGCCGAACGGATATCTTCATCTGGGCCATGCCAAGGCTATCgccattgactttggctttgctcGCTATCATGGTGGCAAGACG ATTCTTCG ATTCGACGACACGAAccccgatgaagaggaggaagtttACTTCGAATGGATCCTGAAGATTATCAGATGGCTTG GCTTTGAGCCTAGTGCCATCACCCACTCAAGTGACAACTTCCAGAAGCTCTTCGATCTcgccaaggagctcatcaagaaggagaaggcctATGTCTGCCATTGTAACGAGGCCGAGATTAAGCTCCAGCGCGGTGGAAAGGAAGGAAAGGAGGGACCCCGTTATCGATGCAAGCACGCCGAgcaggatgttgagacgAACCTCCAGAAGTTTCAGGACATGCACGATGGCAAATACGAGCCCCAGACCGCTTTCCTCCGCATGAAGCAGGACATCACAAGCGGAAACCCCCAGATGTGGGATCTTGCAGCCTACAGAATAcccaagaagcagaagcctCACCACCGAGCTCCCGAGTGGAAGATCTTCCCTACCTACGATTTTACACACTGCCTTTGCGATAGCTTCGAGGGTATCACTCACAGCCTGTGCACGACCGAGTTCATTCTGTCCCGTGAAAGCTACGAGTGGTTGAACAAGTCCCTCGAGGTCTATGAACCTATGCAGAGAGAGTTTG GCCGACTTAATGTTAGTGGAACCATTATGAGCAAGCgagctctcaagaagctggttgaGGGTGGCATTGTCCGTGGCTGGGACGACCCTCGACTCTATACACTAATTGCCATCAAGCGCAGAGGTATTCCTCCTGGTGCTCTTTTGGCCTTCATCAACGAGCTTGGTGTTACAACAGCCAAGACAATCATCCAGATTGCTCGGCTCGAGCAGACCGTTCGCCGATACCTCGAGAACACAGTACCAAGACTGATGCTTGTTCTGGATCCTGTCCCCATCGTCATTGAGGATTTGGAAGAGACCCAGGAGCTCGAGGTTCCCTACTCACCCAAGGACCCCAAGTTCGGTACACACAAGGTCCGCCTTACCAAGACCGTTTACATCGACCGCTCCGATTTCCGAGAGGAGGACATCAAGGGCTACTTCCGGCTTGCCCCTGGAAAGACTGTTGGTCTTCTCAACGCTCCTCACCCTATCAAGGCCACTTCATTCGAGAAGGACGAATCAGGCAAGGTCACCAATATTAAGGCTGTGTTCGACAAGGGGAGCAAGCCCAAGACTTACATCCAGTGGGTGCCTGAGGGCTCCATCAAGCTAGAAGCCCGAGTGCATAGCGCTCTGTTCAAGTCTGATGACCCCACAGCCGTTGAGGGCGGCTTCTTGAACGACGTCAACCCCAACAGCGAGGTTGTCTATCCTGAGGCcctggttgatgaaggcttCAAAGAGGTTCGCGAGAGAGCTCCCTGGCCTGTCACTGCTGGCGAGACGAGCGAGGCTAGCGGCCCCGAAAGTGTTCGATTCCAGGCCATGCGTGTTGCCTATTTT GCTATGGACTCGGATAGCACAGATGACAAGATCGTGCTCAACCGCATTGTTTCATTGAAGGAGGATCGCGAAAAGAACTAG